The nucleotide window GGGTTCGGGCCCTGCCCAATGGCAACGACCACCACATCCACCGGGAACACGAATTCAGAGCCGGCAATCGGTACCGGCCGCCGGCGGCCTGATTGATCTGGCTCGCCCAGCTCCATTTTTACGCACTTCAGGCCGTTTACCCAACCCTTTTCATCGCCCAAAACTTCAATTGGATTGGTAAGGAGATTGAAATTAATCCCTTCTTCGCGGGCATGTTCAATTTCTTCAATCCGGGCCGGCATTTCCTTCTCGGAACGGCGGTAGACAATGTGTACTTCCTCGGCGCCCAATCGCAGCGCCGTCCGGGCAGCGTCCATAGCCACATTGCCGGCGCCAACGACGGCCACCCTTTTGCCCACATGAATTGGTGTCTCCCATTTGGGGAACATGTAGGCCCGCATCAGATTGGTCCGGGTGAGAAACTCGTTGGCAGAATACACACCATTGAGGTTTTCGCCGGGAATGTTGAGGAAATAAGGCAATCCTGCTCCGGAACCTACAAACACCGCCTCATAGCCTTCTTCTGTCATCAGCTCTTCGATGGTAACTGTCCGGCCGACGACAACATTCAGCTGAATTTCTACGCCCAGTTTTTTAAGATAGTCAATCTCCCGCTGGACAATTGCCTTGGGCAGACGGAACTCCGGGATTCCATACATCAGAACGCCGCCCGGCTGATGGAAAGCTTCAAAGATTGTAACCCGGTACCCTTTACGCACCAGCTCACCGGCAACGGTCAAACCGGCAGGGCCGGAGCCGACAACAGCCACTTTCGGGCCGGTCAACGGCACGGGCTCAACTTCTTTGTTGCTGTTGGCCGCTTCCCAATCGGCGGCAAAGCGCTCTAGGCGGCCAATGGCCACCGGCTCATTTTTAATGCCGACGATACAAACCTGTTCGCACTGCTCTTCCTGGGGACAGACCCGACCGCAGACTGCCGGCAGGCTGTTTTTGTCCTTGAGAATATCAGCCGCGCTTTGGTAATCTTTTTCAGCTATTTTAAGAATGAATGCAGGAATATTTATCCCCACCGGACAACCCTCGATACAGCGGGGGTTTTTGCATTGCAGGCAGCGGAGCGCTTCCGCGATTGCGGTATCTTCGTCATAACCGTAGGGGACTTCATCGAAGTTCTTTACTCGCTCCTCCGCAGGCTGGGCGGGCATTGGATGTTTTTTGGGGACAATCTTTGCCATCAGCACTCACCTCCCACTTTTTTCTCCATCTCTTTGTACATCTCCAGGCGTCTTACTTGCTCGTCAAAATCCAGTTCATGGGCGTCAAAAGCGGGACCGTCGACACATGTAAACTTGACCTCTCCGCCCACTGTGACCCGACAGCCACCACACATGCCGGTGCCGTCTACCATCATCGAGTTCAGGCTGACAATGGTTTTAATTTCGTATTTACGAGTTAACTCGGCGACAGCGCGCATCATCGGAATTGGTCCAACAGCGATTACAAAGTCCGGTTTCTTGCCCTCATCAATCAGTTTCTGCAGAACATCGGTAACAAAGCCTTTGTGACCTTTGCTGCCATCATCGGTGGTGACGAATGCCTGATTGCTGACAGCGGCCATTTCCGCTTCAAAGAACAATAGCTCAGCGGTACGAGCGCCGATAATTGTCGTCACATTATACCCTTGCTCATGAAGTGCTTTTGCTTCCGGATACACAGGTGCAACGCCTACCCCGCCGCCAATACAGACGACATTTTTTCCTTCTGGATGCTCAGTTGGTTCCCCCAATGGTCCCAGCAAGTCGGGGATGCTATCGCCCACCGCCAAAGCTCCCAGGAGTTGAGTTGAATGCCCAACCTCCTGGAAAACCAAAGTTATTGTGCCTTGCTCCCGATCAAAGTCGGCGATAGTCAACGGGATCCGTTCACCTTGTTCGTGGACCCGGAGAATCACAAACTGGCCGGGCTGGGCACGCCGGGCAATCATTGGCGCTTCAACCCTGAACAGCTTGAGAGTAGGAGCCAGTTCCTGCTTTTCAATAATTTTAAACACTGGTCAAGTCCCTCCCTTATAAAAGCTCAAATATTAAATTTCGCTCATAAAGCACAGATTCCTCCCCAATTAGGGAAATACAGCAAAAAACCCGCCTTGCGGGTCAATTTTTCCACGCCAGAACAGCGGCGCCGATGGCATGGTCCCGGGCCGTTTCCAGGCTGGCATATCGCAGCCTCAGGCCACGCAGGCGGTGATCCAGGCGTTGACGAATCCGCTGATTGGAGATTACGCCCCCAACCAGCAAGACATCCGACAGCCGTGTGTGGTCGCAGGCATGCAGCAAGGCCTTTTCCAGACCCTTGGCAACGCAGTCTTCCACGCCCCGGGCAATTTCTGTCGGCTCAGACTGGCCCACCAGGCGCAGCGCCGCGCTTAAGGGGCCGGAAAAACTCATATCGCAGCCCTCAACCGGACTGGCCAGACGCACCTCACCCTTGGCTTTACGGGCCAACTGCTCTAATTGCGGGCCGGCAGGAAAGTCCAGACCCAGGGCAACTCCCACCCGGTCGACAAATTGACCGGCATTCAAATCTCTGGTTGCCCCCAAAACAGTTACGCTGGGTGTAGATGACCAGCGCACATGTAAGATTTCACTGGTGCCGCCAGAAACATGGGCGGCAATAAATTCCTCGCCCTGCTCCGGCCACCAGGACAATGACCAGAGAGCAGCCGCCAGATGATTCGCCTGGTGACTGCATTCATGCACCGGCACAGACAGTCCCCTTGCCAAAACCCGGGCGAAATTGGCGCCGACAGTAAAAACCGGCATATAAGACCCCGACTGATCCCGGGGCCGGACGCTGACGCCAACGGCTGATAGTTGCTGGAAGTCAATCGCCAACTGCTCGACCAAATCAGGAAGGTTTTGGAGATGTTGGAATACAGCTTCCGACTGACGCAGGCCGTGGCTGCCTGCGGGCACTTGGAGCAAACGGCGCTGTTGGGCAATTAGGTTGGCCGGCTCATCTAACACTGCCACCGAAGTTGTATAATTGCTGGTGTCTATGCCCAGGACACTCATTTTAAGGTTCCAACTCCTGGGCCAGCGTTTCTTTGTTTTTACGCACCGTTTCCAACAATCCATTGATATAGCCGGCGGATTTATCGTTTCCATAGGCCTTGGCCAGCTCCACCGCTTCATTTATCGCAACAGCTTCCGGCACGGTGTCGCGCAATAGCTCAAAAATACCGATGCGCAATATCGCCTTGTCCACCCGGGGAAGACGCTCACTGGACCAGCCTCTGCTGTATCTAGCAATAAGCTCATCTAAAGCAGGCTTGACGGCATTTACACCATCAACCAAGGTCGACAAATATTCCGCATCAACTTGCTTGGGAAAATACTCTATTTCCTGATTACAATCTGGTTCAGTGCCAAAGTCAGTCTGATAGACAATGCGAAAGGCTAATTCCCGTGTTGCTCTTCTGGCCACGGCCGTTCCTCCTTGCAAAAAAAAGCGCCGCCTCTTAGCGCAGCGGTAACAGGCGTCGCAAAATAGTCTCTAAACCTTCGTCACCATCCAGAGCCTTGCCGACCAGATACCCGGCCACAGCACAGAGAATGATAAACGCGGTTTTCCAAAATCCAAACATAGCCCACAAAAGACCAATAACAAGACCGACAATAGTGCCGATAATCCGACCGCCGGCCGACCTGAGACTAGACAATAAATCTTTCATAGCATTACCTCCTATCGGAGTTCAACCCGACTGCGGGCGCTGGCTACGTTCTCCACCAATACCTTAACTTCTTCAATCGATATCCCGGCAATCCGATAAACATGGTCGCGGATTACCTTTTGCAGTTGGGCGCTCAGCTCGGGAATGCTGTCTTCTGTTGCCACCACAGTGCGTATGTACACTCCCAACGCCTCATTACGATTATAGAAACTGGCCTTGATTTCCCGCACGCCCCGAACCTGGGACGCGGCTTGGTTGATTAGGGTTTCAATTGCCGTAAGCGCAATCCGCACTTCCCCTTCTTCTGCCTGAATTATTACCGAATTGGGGGTGGGATCACGGTCAACAACGCGAAACTGGACAAAAAACAACCACAAAGAAATTCCGGCTATAAACGCGAATAATAACGAGAACTGCCAGTTTGCGAAAACCGTTTCCAGAACATTGACCGCGAACTCCAATAACGCAGCGCTAAAGTGCATCACCGTCAGAAACCCCGCCAAAACTGCAATTGCTAATACCCACAGTGCTGTCAATAATGCCTTAACCAAAAATAACTCCCCCCTTGTTCAGCGTTTACTTAGAGCCGGGCTGATGATGAAGCCGTCTCGCCCTCGGCCAGGGCCTGAAGCTTAACGCCCTGAACGTGAACATTCACCTGGACAACATCGAGACCGGTCATCCCCTCAATCGCTTGTTTTACATTCTTTTGCACTTGCTCGGCTACTTCCGGAATGTTGATGCCATAATCAACAATTAGACATAAATCAACTGCTGTCTCCACTTCGCCGACAGCAACTTTCACACCCTTGCTCAGATTGCGCTTGCCAAGCATTTCTGCAATACCGCCAACAAAACCGCCACTCATACCGGCCACACCCTCTATTTCGATAGTGGCGAGACCAGCGATAATTGACACAACTTCGTCGGCAATTTTAATTGAGCCGTAAGTATGCTCACTTAATACCTTTTGTTCGTCAGTCATTGTCTACACACCTCCACACTAGTATAAAAAAACCAAAGGCGTTTATTCTTTAAGTTTAGTTCATTATAACAAAATTAGCAATCAATTACCACCTGCTATTTTCCTGATTGGGCAGTCACATTGATTTTATCTGGAGCGATATCGGTGCTGTTCATCACAATATGGATAATCAGACTGACCTCGGGAGTACTGAGCTCGCCGGCGCTGACAATTAAAAATGCCGCGTCATTCTGCAAAATTAAAACAGCGTTATCATAACCTTGGGCTTTGACGGCATTTTCCACCAGCATTTCCGTCTCCATTAGCCCGTGGAGGTCTAGGAGTTTCTGTTCTGCCTCCCGCTTGGCCTCATCACTGATATTTGGATTATCAATCATTTGGTTCAAGACATCAAGTTCCCGGCTCCGCACCCGTTCCCGTTCCAGCCGGTATTCGATAAAAAATTCTTCGCCGCTGCTAAACTGCCATTCGGCGGGGTCGTTCTCCTCAAACAAAGTTTCTTCCGCCTCCTCATCTTCTTCCTTTACGTCATCCAGCCCGGGTGTAACCGGGTCCGGGGTTTGGGCGGTAAAATCCAAATGCTCCCAAAGGCCGCCGGCCGTCACAACCAAATATCCGGCGGCGACAACCAACACAACCAATGAAAACATCACCACCGACCGGGGTATTTTCAACATTTTCAACCCTCCTACCTTCCTTTTTGTATAGTAACCCGATATGCAGGTGTGTCCAAGGCCCCCTGCACTGCCTCCAACAATCGCTGCCGTACCCGGGGATTGTCGGCATTACTGGATACAATCAGCACTCCCCGGACTTTAGGGCGAATAACCTGGGTGACAACCGGTTGCTCCTGCCCGCCATTGCGGACAATTACCAGCTGGCCCCGCTCATCGTACTCAACCTGCTCCCTTACTCCGCCCTGGGCATCCTCTTCAAAAACCGTTCGTTCCCGCTCCTCGTGATTCCAGGCATAAACCATTTCCTGTTCATCGTCCAAAGTCAGAAATACCGAGATACGCCCGGCGCCATCAATGGTTTTCAAGATTCGTTCCAACTCCGCTTGCAGCTGGGTCTGGTAATCGGGCTGACTCTGCACATAACCACCGGGTGGATCGTCAACGCCCGCCGGCATTTGGCAACTTCCCGGCAGCACCAGCAGCATCACGCCCAAAGCCCCCAATATTCCCAGGAGCAGTTTGTTAGCGCCGGCACGCTTTTTCACCTGCTGAAAATAGCCCTTTAAATTCACGTTCATTGCTCCCCCCGCTTAATTGAGAGTCTGAGGACAGGTTCGGTCGACCTGTTTAATTCGTTTGGTCGGATTCCGTAAACTGCCGCTCAAGTTCTGAATGCATGTATAGGCTCACTGACTCTACCGGCAGGTCCACCCGCTCCGCCAAGGCAAAAATCAAATCGTCATTCGCCAGTTCCAGATAATCGCGGGAGTCCTCGCCCCCTATACGCACCGATTCGATGGCGAATGCTCCCCCTGTTTTCGGAGCGATTAACACCGCCAGTGAATTAACTGCAACCATGTTGCCATGCTCATCTAGTTCCAAGTCCAGACGCACTCTTGTTTCGGTGCCGGGATAACGCCGGTTCACTGTCGGAGTAAGCTGCTGGGCCAATTGCTGCTCTACCATTTCCTGTGCATCCAAACTTCCCAGTTGATCCTCACCGTTTTCTGGGTAAGTGCTTATTGTCAATCCCAGTTCCGAGTCCGCCAGAAATTGCTCTGGATTCCATCCCTGGCCCAATAAGTCCATCACCGGTTGTAAAAGCATTGCCAGAATCAACAAACCTACCACCAATCGACAGTATGTTTTAAAAGTGTTGCTTGGCAGCAGCAGTTCAAAAAAACCCGCCAAAATTGCCAACAGAATCAGTTTCCGCACTAATTCGTAGAGCGTTTGCAAGCAGCGCTCACCTCACCATCACCATCAGATTCGCTGATGCCACCAGAATTGTAACCACAAAGAAAAACATCAGTGCGGCCGCGGTCAGGGTGCCAATCAGCACAAAGAGGAAGCCGGCCATTGTATCCAACGTGCCACTGATTCCATCTTCGCCCAAAGGCTGAATCAATGCCGCCGTCAGCCGATAGATCACTGTGATTACAAACAATTTTAGAATCGGGAACACACAGATGACTGTCAGCATCACCAAACCAAAAACACCCACCGAGTTTTTGAGCACCAGGGATGCTCCCGCCACCGTCTCAAAGGCATCGGCAAACATTCCACCCACCACCGGCACCGCCGCCTTGGCGGCGAATTTACCAGTCCGCAAGGCAACACCATCAGCGATTGTGGCCACCGTCCCGTTGATGACAGTCACACCCACAAACAGCGTCAACAGTAGGCCCAATATCCAAACTGCGCCATCTTTAAGAAAGCCGGCAAGACGCTGTAGCCCAAGGCCGGACATCATTTTGTCCACCAACGCCAGGACCATAGCCAAAAACAAGAGCGGCATAATCACATTACTGATAATAAAACCAATCACCGCCGCAGCGGTAAACAACAGGGGTTGAAACACAGCCGCCGCCGCAAGGCTGCCCATGCCAGCCAGCAGGGCCAACAAAACCGGTACCAATGCCATGGTGAAGTCGGACATCGCACCCACCACTTCACGGACCATGCCACTGGCCACCGTAAA belongs to Bacillota bacterium and includes:
- the gltA gene encoding NADPH-dependent glutamate synthase encodes the protein MMAKIVPKKHPMPAQPAEERVKNFDEVPYGYDEDTAIAEALRCLQCKNPRCIEGCPVGINIPAFILKIAEKDYQSAADILKDKNSLPAVCGRVCPQEEQCEQVCIVGIKNEPVAIGRLERFAADWEAANSNKEVEPVPLTGPKVAVVGSGPAGLTVAGELVRKGYRVTIFEAFHQPGGVLMYGIPEFRLPKAIVQREIDYLKKLGVEIQLNVVVGRTVTIEELMTEEGYEAVFVGSGAGLPYFLNIPGENLNGVYSANEFLTRTNLMRAYMFPKWETPIHVGKRVAVVGAGNVAMDAARTALRLGAEEVHIVYRRSEKEMPARIEEIEHAREEGINFNLLTNPIEVLGDEKGWVNGLKCVKMELGEPDQSGRRRPVPIAGSEFVFPVDVVVVAIGQGPNPLIPRTTSGLETSKWGNIIADPETGRTSIPGVYAGGDVVTGAATVIKAMGAGKVAAQAIDKYLTSKNEEAN
- a CDS encoding sulfide/dihydroorotate dehydrogenase-like FAD/NAD-binding protein, producing MFKIIEKQELAPTLKLFRVEAPMIARRAQPGQFVILRVHEQGERIPLTIADFDREQGTITLVFQEVGHSTQLLGALAVGDSIPDLLGPLGEPTEHPEGKNVVCIGGGVGVAPVYPEAKALHEQGYNVTTIIGARTAELLFFEAEMAAVSNQAFVTTDDGSKGHKGFVTDVLQKLIDEGKKPDFVIAVGPIPMMRAVAELTRKYEIKTIVSLNSMMVDGTGMCGGCRVTVGGEVKFTCVDGPAFDAHELDFDEQVRRLEMYKEMEKKVGGEC
- a CDS encoding O-sialoglycoprotein endopeptidase; its protein translation is MSVLGIDTSNYTTSVAVLDEPANLIAQQRRLLQVPAGSHGLRQSEAVFQHLQNLPDLVEQLAIDFQQLSAVGVSVRPRDQSGSYMPVFTVGANFARVLARGLSVPVHECSHQANHLAAALWSLSWWPEQGEEFIAAHVSGGTSEILHVRWSSTPSVTVLGATRDLNAGQFVDRVGVALGLDFPAGPQLEQLARKAKGEVRLASPVEGCDMSFSGPLSAALRLVGQSEPTEIARGVEDCVAKGLEKALLHACDHTRLSDVLLVGGVISNQRIRQRLDHRLRGLRLRYASLETARDHAIGAAVLAWKN
- the nusB gene encoding transcription antitermination factor NusB, with translation MQGGTAVARRATRELAFRIVYQTDFGTEPDCNQEIEYFPKQVDAEYLSTLVDGVNAVKPALDELIARYSRGWSSERLPRVDKAILRIGIFELLRDTVPEAVAINEAVELAKAYGNDKSAGYINGLLETVRKNKETLAQELEP
- a CDS encoding DUF2273 domain-containing protein, whose protein sequence is MKDLLSSLRSAGGRIIGTIVGLVIGLLWAMFGFWKTAFIILCAVAGYLVGKALDGDEGLETILRRLLPLR
- the amaP gene encoding alkaline shock response membrane anchor protein AmaP — protein: MVKALLTALWVLAIAVLAGFLTVMHFSAALLEFAVNVLETVFANWQFSLLFAFIAGISLWLFFVQFRVVDRDPTPNSVIIQAEEGEVRIALTAIETLINQAASQVRGVREIKASFYNRNEALGVYIRTVVATEDSIPELSAQLQKVIRDHVYRIAGISIEEVKVLVENVASARSRVELR
- a CDS encoding Asp23/Gls24 family envelope stress response protein, with amino-acid sequence MTDEQKVLSEHTYGSIKIADEVVSIIAGLATIEIEGVAGMSGGFVGGIAEMLGKRNLSKGVKVAVGEVETAVDLCLIVDYGINIPEVAEQVQKNVKQAIEGMTGLDVVQVNVHVQGVKLQALAEGETASSSARL
- a CDS encoding SpoIIIAH-like family protein, whose product is MLKIPRSVVMFSLVVLVVAAGYLVVTAGGLWEHLDFTAQTPDPVTPGLDDVKEEDEEAEETLFEENDPAEWQFSSGEEFFIEYRLERERVRSRELDVLNQMIDNPNISDEAKREAEQKLLDLHGLMETEMLVENAVKAQGYDNAVLILQNDAAFLIVSAGELSTPEVSLIIHIVMNSTDIAPDKINVTAQSGK
- the spoIIIAF gene encoding stage III sporulation protein AF encodes the protein MQTLYELVRKLILLAILAGFFELLLPSNTFKTYCRLVVGLLILAMLLQPVMDLLGQGWNPEQFLADSELGLTISTYPENGEDQLGSLDAQEMVEQQLAQQLTPTVNRRYPGTETRVRLDLELDEHGNMVAVNSLAVLIAPKTGGAFAIESVRIGGEDSRDYLELANDDLIFALAERVDLPVESVSLYMHSELERQFTESDQTN
- the spoIIIAE gene encoding stage III sporulation protein AE; its protein translation is MRRALTLALVLVIIILAPVPAFADADEDEMLMEMERQWQTAYAQYERYLPELDWRTPGARFDILGLISGLLTFLFHEIWVNGVLLGQLLLLAVLAAVLNRLQAAFGNDGVARVGRAVVFLVLFSVSVHSFTVASGMVREVVGAMSDFTMALVPVLLALLAGMGSLAAAAVFQPLLFTAAAVIGFIISNVIMPLLFLAMVLALVDKMMSGLGLQRLAGFLKDGAVWILGLLLTLFVGVTVINGTVATIADGVALRTGKFAAKAAVPVVGGMFADAFETVAGASLVLKNSVGVFGLVMLTVICVFPILKLFVITVIYRLTAALIQPLGEDGISGTLDTMAGFLFVLIGTLTAAALMFFFVVTILVASANLMVMVR